ATTGTTTGAGGTTTTTTCGCAAGCTCAATCTCTTGAGGCAGTAAAAATCGCTCAAGTCCTTTTTGACCATATTTTTCTATCATTTTTTCTATTCGTTCTATCTGGACGATATCTATACCTATCATGAAAGCCTTTTTTTGATAAAATTATAACAACTATCCTTGAAGGATCCTAATGGAGCAGGTTTTTTTCTATCTTGGTTATCCGTTCGTTCAGTTTTTTAGAATGCTTGAGAAATTTGGCACTTTTATACTTTTTCAGATAAAGATATTGCCGCTCTTTTTCAAGCCGCCCTATAGAGTCAAAGAGACATTGCAGCAGATGGACATTATTGGTGTAGGTTCCCTTTTTGTCATTGCTTTGACAGCGATTTTTACTGGACTTGTTGAAGCGATTCAACTCTATCATGGATTTCATAAATTTAGTGCTGAGGAGTTTATGGGATATACCATATTTGTCTCTATTTCCAAAGAACTTGGGCCGGTGTTTGGGGCTTTGATGCTGGTGTCACGCGCGGTGAGTGCCATGACGGCCGAACTAGGAACGATGCGGGTAACAGAGCAGATCGATGCTATCGATACGTTGGCGGTGGATAGTAAAAAATATCTTATTGTTCCCAGGGTGATAGCCACGACATTGTCTACACCTATTTTGGTAATCGTTTTTGTTTTCTTGGGAAATATTGCAGCTTATCTGATCTCTGTATACGCTCTTGGCGTCAATCCTACATCGTATAAAAACACTATCACTACGTATCTGGAATTTAGCGATATTGGTACAGGAATCATCAAAGCTTTTGTTTTTGGATACCTTATCAGTATCATTGGAACGTATATCGGATATTTTACGAGAGGTGGCGCAAGAGGAGTAGGCCTTTCGACAACAAAATCCGTTGTCTATGCGGCGATGACCGTTTTTGTAGCCAACTATTTTCTCTCTACGCTCTTTTTATACCTGGACTGGTAATCAGTCGCAGGTAATATCAAGCTCTTTTATAAGATCTTCAAAAAATGGTCCGGCTTTTTTGTCGTAATCGTCATGAAATTCGATCACATATTCTCCATTCTCTATATCTTTTGGTTCTACGGTAATTTGCGGAGAAATTCTGTATTTCGCTATGAGGTCATTAACAAGATTGCATATTTTCTTTTTCTCTTCCAAAGAATCATAATCAATCTCCAATCTCGCATACCGCTCTTCCATAGCCATATGTGCTTTTGAGTTTTTTTTCATTGTCGCTCCTTACATCCAGTCTATAATCTGTTCAACGCTACGTACCGCATATGTCTTGATCGCTATGCTTTGCAATGGTTTTGAAGGGACTACCGCCTTTGTAAAACCTTGACTTGCGGCTTCCTTGAGACGATTATCCAGCATCATTATATCTTTTATTTCTCCAGTCAGTCCAACTTCTCCCAAAAAAATGGTCTCCTCACTGAGTGGTCTATTGCGAAAACTACTTAAAATGGCAGCGACAATTGCCAAATCTGCAGCGGTTTCTGCAATTTTGATGCCTCCTGCGATATTGACAAAAACATCGTATTGATTGAATGGTAAATCGAGTTTTTTTTCAAGCAGTGCCAAAAGCATCGTGAGTCTGCTTGCGTCGTATCCTGTTGTGCTTCTTTTTGGAGTTGGATAACCCGTTTCTGCCACAAGAGCCTGAACTTCCAAAATAATGGGTCTGCTTCCTTCCATTACCACAGTGGCTGCCGATCCGATCTGAGAGGATCCTCTTTGAAAAAAACGTTTGGAGATATTTTTTGCACTCATGAGTCCTTTTTGCGTCATTTCGAAAATACCGACTTCGCTGATGCTGCCAAATCTGTTTTTAAAGCCTCTGAGCATTCGTATCTCTTTTGAACTGTCCCCTTCAAAATAGAGTACCGTATCTACCATATGTTCAAGGACCCTGGGACCAGCGATAGATCCCTCTTTGGTGATATGTCCGATGATAAAAACAGGGAGTTTCATCGATTTCGCAATCCTCATCAGCTCAAATGTCACTGCTTTGACCTGGCTGACTGTTCCAGGAGCTGTCGTAATCTCTTCAGAATAGATCGTTTGAATTGAGTCGATAACAAGAAGATCATAGCTATCTGTGTGAAGATGCGACACTATATTTTCCAAAATGAGTTCATTCAATAAAAAGAGATTGGGATGGTTCGCTTCAATCCTATCGGCTCGCATTTTTATCTGACTTGCGGACTCTTCAGCACTGACGTACAAAACTTTTTTCCCGCTTTTTGCAAGATTGGCACAGGTTTTAAGCAAAAGTGTCGATTTGCCTACTCCGGGACTTCCACCTACCAAAACAAGGGAACCTTCGACCAAGCCTCCGCCTAATACAAGGTCAAGTTCTTCGCTACCGGTTGATATCCGATGAATTTTCTCTTTTTCTATTTCTGTAATAGGTTTTGGTTGCGATAAAGAGCTTTTTTGCGCTTTTTTTTGGATTTTTTGATCTTTATGGCTGATTTCTATGAAGGATTCCCATGCGCCGCAATTGACGCATTTTCCCATCCATTTGGCACTCTGATATCCACAATGTTGGCATTCATAAATACTCTTTTTTGCCATTACAGCTCCCAACGATTTTTAAGAAGCAAAAGCAATTTTTCACTAAAAAACGTATCGAACATATAACGCCAAACCCAAATTGCGAGTATCATAAGCAAAATATAGGTAAAAATGATCCATTTATGTTCACGAAAGTCGATTTTTTCATCTTTGAATCTGCCAATTAACACAGAAACAAAAAGGAATATAATAATTCCTGCTCCTGCATAGAAGACTATTTCTAGATTAGACAAATATTGCATCGAGTATCGTATCCACATATTCATTTGGATCAAATGGAGTCAAATCTTCCATTTTTTCGCCCGTGCCTACATATAGAATCGGTAAAGCCATCTCATGAGATATGCTCAACAGCGCTCCTCCTTTGGCCGTACCGTCAAGTTTAGTGACGATAATGCCGTCTACCCCTACCATTTCGTGAAACGCTTTTGCCTGGTTGATAGCAGAATTGCCCTGAGTCCCGTCAAGAATCAATAATTTTCTATGGGGAGCACCTTCCATTGCTTTCGAGCAAACACGTACAATTTTTTTCAACTCTTCGGCCAGATTTGATTGTGTGTGCAATCTTCCAGCAGTATCTATAAGTACGTGATCGATTCCTTTCGATTTTGCTTTTTGAATCGTATCGAATGCAACTGCTGAGGGGTCATGACCCTGCTTTGTAGCGACAATGGGGACATCAAGTTTATGAGCCCATTTTGTCAATTGTTCAATGGCTGCTGCCCTGAACGTATCGGCTGCCCCCAAAATGACGCTTTTTCCTTCTTGTTTGTATCGGTATGCGAGCTTCGCGATGGTCGTTGTTTTTCCGGCACCATTGACACCCAAAATCAGTTCAACAAAAGGTTTGACGTTTGCTTCTTTTACAGGAGCTGGTTTGAATAGAAAAAGAAGTTCATTTTTGAGTGCAACTCTATTGACTTTGTTCGGCAAAGAGTTGACAATCTTTTCAACAAGATCATACTCCACATCCGCTTCGATCAAGATCTCTTCAATCTCTTCAGGAGTGGCATATTTTTTCTTGGGCGTGTGCTCTTCTATATTTTCAACTGTTTTTTTCAGCGCTTTTTTGATAAAACCAAACATCTTTATTCTCCTAAAGCCTTTTTGATATCACTATGAAAGATCTCATACGGAACAGCTCCGATATAGTGCATATAATATTTGCCATCTTGTAAAATTAATGTCAAGGGTATTGGCATATTGGCTCCTGCTTGAAGCATTGCATACACTTTTTGGGCGAATTGCAGATTGTGATCAACAGAGCGTGAGACAAAATAGTCCATGTGATTTTCTTGTATAAACTCTTCCAGATTTTTCTTATCTAAAGGTAGAGCTATGATATCGATTCTATTTTGAAAAGTTTTATACAGTTCATTGAGTTCAGGAATTTCAGCTTTGCATGAAGGGCACCATGTGGCAAAAAAGACAAATATCTCAATATTTTTTCCATTGGGAATGATAAATTTGTCATCAACAATTTTGACAACTCTTTTATGATTGCTTGTATCATAAAATGTATAAACAGGTGGTGTCTCTTTTATAACCGGTTTTTCAACTTCTTTTGAAACCTTTTTTTGTTTCTCTTCTTTCTTTGTACATCCTGTTAAAAAGAGCAGTATTATCAAAAGAGGGAGAAAAAATTTTTGCATCCTCATCCTTTTTTTGTAAAATCGGATTACATTATATTCAATGAAGGCTTAAAATGAGTTCACCTAAAGAGCGTTTTCGAAACAGATGCAAAGAGAAACTTTTACAAAAACCGGTTTCAAGAAAGCTACACAAGATGCTTCAAGCAAACCTTCAATTTATTCTTGATGCACTCAATCCAAACAATATGCTCGTTTTTATGCCAATGGCTCATGAGCCTGATCTTTTAGGATTTTTCGCTCATCTTAGAAGGAAAAAAAATATATTTGTTCCCTTTATGCAAGGGCAAAGTTTCAAGATGGTAAAATTCAGACTACCTATAAAAAGAGGAAAATTTGGCATAAAAGAGCCGTCCAACTCTTTTTTTGAAACAAAAATTGATATAGTTTTGATTCCCGTCATCGGGGTAGACGGGGATTTTCGTCGAATCGGATTTGGTAAAGGGATGTACGATAGGTTCATGGCTGCTTTGCCATATCAGCCGATTGTGATCTTTGTACAAACAAAAGAGTGTCTGATAAAAGAGAGAATCTGTGATACGTATGATGTACGTGGAGATTTTTTAATTACCCCGAAAAAAATTTATATACGAGGGGATAGTGATGTGGGTAGAGATTTTAGTAGGAAGTTCTGCAGCAATCATAAGCGGCGCTGCAGGATATTTACTGTCGAAAAAAATTGAAAAAGATAAATTAAAAATATATGAAGAACAAGCCAGAGCCAAGGCCAAAGCGATTGAGCATGAAGCTGAAAAGATTTTGCAAAATGCCCAGGTCCAAGTCAAAGAGGCCGAGCTTGAATTAAAAAAAGATTTTGAAAAGAAACTTGAAGAGCTGAAACGTGATTATGATGAGCGATTCAGTGAACTGATGGAAAAAGAGATGTCCTTGAAACAGATGTTCAAGGACGAACTCAAACACATTACCCTTGAAAAGCAGGAGATTAAAGCTGAAAGGGAAGAGGTTAATAGACTTAAAAACGAGTATGAAGAGCTGAAAAAACGGTATGAAGAGAAATATCAAGAAGTTCTAGAGGCGTTGCAACAGCAAGCGGGTCTGACGCTTGAAGAGGCAAAAAATCTCATCTTGCAAAAAGCAGAAGAAGAGAGTCGTCTTGAAATTGCCAATATTGTGAGAAAATATGAAGAAGAGGCAAAAAGAGAAGCAAAACGAAGAGCAAACTACATTATTGCCCAGGCGACGACGAGGTTTGCAGGAGAGTTTGCAGCGGAGCGTCTTATCAATACTGTCAGTATTCCAAGTGAAGATATCAAGGGCCGCATCATCGGAAAAGAGGGACGCAATATCAAGACTTTGGAGATGCTGCTTGGTGTGGACATCATCATAGATGATACGCCTAATGCGATTATTTTGAGCTCTTTCAATCTCTATAGACGGGCTATTGCGACGAAGGTAATCGAACTTTTGGTTGAAGATGGAAGAATTCAGCCTTCAAGAATCGAAGAGATTTATGAAAAGGTGAAAGAGGAGTTTGACCAGCAGCTTCTGGAAGAGGGCGAAAATATCGTGATTGACCTAGGAATTGGACCGATACATCCAGAGATCGTAAAACTGATCGGTCGCCTCAAATTTCGGGCAAGTTATGGGCAAAACGCTTTGGGTCACTCCTTGGAGGTGGCCCATTTAGCCGGTATCATGGCTGCAGAGATGGGTGGTGATGAAGTGATGGCAAAACGTGCAGGGCTTTTGCATGATATCGGCAAGGCCTTAACGCATGAATATAGCGGAAGCCATGTGGATTTGGGTGCCGAAATCTGTAAACGCTACAAAGAACCGGATGTTGTTATCAACGCTATTTATGCTCACCATGGCCACGAAGAGCCAAGAAGCATTGAGGCTGCAGCAGTATGTGCAGCAGATACTCTCAGTGCAGCAAGACCGGGTGCTCGACGGGAAGTACTTGAAGCCTTTTTAAAACGAGTCCAGGCCATTGAAGAGATAGCATTGAGCAAACCAGGAGTCAAAAAAGCGTACGCCATCAATGCAGGACGAGAAGTGAGAGTCATTGTCAATGCAGAGCTTGTCAATGATAACGAGGCGGTTCTTCTTGCCAAGGAGATTGCAAAAGATATCGAATCTGGGGTTCAATATCCCGGAGAGATCAAAGTCAATGTCATCAGAGAAAATAGGGCGATAGAGTACGCCCGATAATCAATCGTTGTGAGGAGAGTCGTCGTAAGGGTCGAGATGGATTGTGATATTCCACTCTGAATCGGGATCGAGCTTCTTAATCTCCTCTTCGATTTTGTCTGAAACCCTATGTGCATCTAAAAGGGAGATGTCAGGCGTAAAAACTACGTGTACATCGACAAAGTTCGTATCTCCACTTCTTCTTGTCCGCAAATAGTGATAGTCGGTTACTTCCGGTTGCTCTGTGATTATCTGTTTGATCTTTTCCACATATTTTTCATCCAACGCTACATCCAAAAGAATAAGCGTCCCCTCTTTAATGAGTTCAAAAGCCTCTTTAATGATATATACGGCTATTGCTATACCAAAAATGCCATCGATCCAGTGCCATCCGGTAAAGTAGATGATGGCCAGTGAGAGTAAAACAGCAGAGTTTGAAAAAAGGTCTGTTTTGTAGTGCAGGGCATCCGATTTGACGACCATGTTTTTTGTTTTTTTATAGACATAATTGAGAAAAAAGACGAGTCCCCCTGTAAGAATAATGGAAATCACCATGACGATTATAGAATCGTCAAGATAGGCTATCTGTTTTCGATGCCAGATATTGTCGACTCCTTTGTAAAAAATAAAGAGCCCCGATATGGTGATGATAGTTCCCTCGATGACAGCGGCAAGTGCCTCTATCTTGCCTAGTCCATAGTTGAATTTTTCCGTTGGTGCTTTTTCCGCTTTTGAAATGGCAAAATAGTTAAACATCGATACTGCGATATCGAGAATCGAATCGATTGCACTTGCTAAAACAGCTGCAGAGCCGCTCAAAATACCTATAATGAGCTTGATACATACCAAAATCGTAGCGACAACACTTGCTACAACAGTTGCTTTTTTCTGCAAAGTCATTGTAATCCTTTACAAAATTTTTAGGATTGTAACGAAAGAAGGCTTAAGAGTCGGTCTATCTGGTTTGTAGTAAAAAGAGATTTTTCTTGTACCGTTTCTGGCTCAAAATTGTCAGAGACAAGTTTGATTATATATACAGGTGTTTTGAACAGTTTTGCCGTCTCGACAATGGCACTTGCTTCCATATCTGCCAATGTTTTTTGCTTGATATGTACAGGTTTGGAAAATGTCGTGCAGCTGGTTTTCGGTAAAATGGGAGGAGTATCGATATGAAACACTTTATCGCTATCGATATCGATCACTTTTTTAATCGCAAAAAGTGAGCCGATACTCTCTCCTGCTGCGTATCCTATGTTACAAACTTCTTCTCTTTTCTGGACAAGAGCATAGGAGAGTGCGGCTGCAGCTTTTATTTTTCCTATACCGCTTATGACTATACGATGCTTTTGGTTTGCATAGATGGAAAAAGGTTTTTTTTCTATTTGCTTCATATCCAATTTTTCTATAATAGGAGCAATTTCTGTATATGTCGCTGCGATAATAAGCATAGCGCCTCTTTCGAAAAATATTTGTTATCATACAAAAAAATGGAGGAAGGTTCTATGGGGATAGAGGAAATCAAGAGTGAACGTGAAAGATGGCTACAATGGAAAAACATAGCACCACTTAGAGAAAAGCTTTGCCAACTTCCTAAAGTAGAGTGCGATGTGGAGCTTGGAGATATCATAAAGATTACTGGAGATATACCACAAAGTATACAAGAACAGATTTTTGAGACGGCATGGGCTATGAGACCATGGAGGAAAGGGCCATTTGAGATTTTTGGCACATATATCGACAGTGAATGGAAAAGCTATATCAAATACAATCTTTTAGAGCCCCATTTTGATCTTGAAGGAAAGGACGTAGCGGATATTGGTTGCAACAATGGCTACTATATGTTTCGTATGCTCACACATCATCCAAAATCTTTAACGGGATTTGATCCCTCTCCACTGTTTCGAACGCAGTTTGATTTCATCAATCATTTTGTCCAAAGCAGTATCGTTTATGAGCTTTTGGGTGTAGAACATCTTCCTTTGTATAGGAAAAAGTTTGATGTCATCTTTTGTCTTGGAGTGCTCTATCATAGAAGCGATCCCATAGCGATGCTCAAATGGCTCAAGCAAGGTTTGAAAGAGTGTGGCGAGATTTTTTTGGATACCTTTTACATCGAAGGAGAGGATCCAGTTGCGCTGTGTCCGGCTAAAACCTACTCAAAAATTCCAAATGTCCATTTCGTTCCAACCATCAAAGCACTGCAAAACTGGTGCGAAAAGGCTGGATTTGAATATTTTGAAATATTGGCAACAAAACCGACTACATTTGAAGAACAAAGAAAAACGGATTGGATTTTGGGTGAGAGTCTGGAAGATTTTTTGGATCCAGCTGATCCTCAACGAACAGTAGAGGGATATCCCGCACCCAAACGGGTTTATATAAAGTTACGGAGAAAAAGATGAAAAAAGGAATACTTCTTGATATTGGAGGTGTACTGTATGAAGGAGAGAGTCCGATAAAGGGAGCTAAAGAGGCTCTTTGTTCACTTCGCAAACACTATACTATACGGTTTGTATCAAACACGAGTCGAGTATCGCCAAAAAATCTATTAAAAAAACTACGTAATATGGGATTTGAGATTTACGAAGAGGAACTTTTTACCGCTTTGAGCGCAGCAAAGCTTTTTCTGAAAAGCCAGAATGCTAAAGCGTATGTGATAGCGACCGATGAAGCGAAAAACTATTTTGATGATTTAGATGGTACGATGCAATATGTTCTCGTATGCGATGCCTATAAAAACTTTACATATGACGCACTGAATGAGGGATTTCGCTATCTTGAATCTGGAGCCGGATTCATAGCAACTAATATGAACAGGTATTTTAAAGATGAAGATGGTTTGAGTCTTGATGCCGGTGGTTTTGTACAATGTTTGGAATATGCGAGCGACAAAAAGGCAAAAATTTTGGGAAAACCAAATTGTGAATTTTTTGCCTTGGCACTTGAAAGTATGGGATTGAAAAAAGATGAGGTAATAATGGTTGGAGACGATATAGAAAGTGACATTTTAGGTGCGAAAGCTTGTTGGATTACTACGGTCATGGTCCAAACAGGAAAATATAAAGAAAAAGACCTGTTGAAAGGACGCCCTGATTTTTTGATAGAATCTATTGCAGATTTACCAAAACTCATGGAGGAGATTTGATGAAGGTATATGGCATAAAAACGTGCGGAAGTGTCAAAAAAGCACTCAAGTTTTTCAATGACAACGGTATCGAATATGAGTTTGTCGATTTTAAAAAGAGTCCGGTAGGATGCGAGAAGATAGATGAATGGATCAAGAAAGTAGGAATTAATACACTGTTCAATACCAGAGGGACCAAATATCGACAATTAAAATTAAAAGAACTAAATTTGGATGATGCAGGAAAGAGAGAGTGGCTTTGTAAAGAGAATCTTTTGATCAAACGACCTGTTATTGAGTTGAATAATGGTGATGTGATTGTTGGATTTGATGAGGAGCTGTATAACAAGGTGTTCCATGGAGCTTAGGACGCATAAAAACATTGATCCGACATTGAGTGGACGTGTGATAGAGCTAAGGCCGGATTACGCAAAGGTTGCGCTTCAAACGTCACAAATAATGGCTGCCGATGAACGAGGGTTAGTACATGGTGGATTTACTTTTAGTGCCGCAGATTTTGCGGCAATGGCGGCAGTCAATGAACCGTATGTGGTACTGAGCAGTGCCGAAGTTCGATTTACTGCGCCTGTGCAGGTAGGTGATAATGTTGTTTTTGAGGCCCAAGTAGTGCAAAAAGAGGGGAAAAAAGCATTCATTGATGTGGTTGGTAGAGTGGAAGACCAAAAGGTCTTCGCAGGAAGTTTCGTTACATTTATTCCGCAGACTCATATTTTAGACAGATAATTATATAGCTCGAAGCCAGTAATCGACAAACCGCTGTTCCGAGCGAACAGATGTGGGATCTCCGTGTCCTGGATAGACCGGTTTATCGTATGGGAGGGTCTTGAATTTTTTAAGACTCTCTTTCATAGCCTCTGGATCAGAGTAGGGGAAATCGACCCTGCCGATACTACCTTTAAAAATAAAGTCCCCACTACACCAAAAATCACCAAAATCGATAACGCTGCATCCTGGCGTATGACCTGGAAAGTGTAAGAATGTAATCTTTTCTCCTGCAATATCAACTGTTTGATCACCTTGTACAAGGATATCTGGTTCGCTTTTTGGCATCTGCATCCCAAACTGATCTTTTTGTAGGAAAAAAGCATCCTTTTCATGGATAATGATAGGGATATTGAGCTTCTCTTTGAGTTCTGCATTGCTCCAAATATGATCGAAATGACCGTGTGTATTGAGTATGGCAACAGGATTTGTAACATTTTCCAAAACCCAAGGTGTGGCTCCTACGCCAGGATCCACGATGAAATCTTTGTCGTTAATTGTTACAATATAGCAATTTGTTTGATATTGACCCATTGGTTGATATTTGATTTGCAAATTTACTCCTTAAGAGGTGATGATGGAATTTTTTCAAACGTTAGAAGCAATTATACAGATATCTGATCCGTACGAGAAGATGGAACAGTTTAAAAGGTTTTATACATTGTTTCAAAATGGCTCAATTCCAATGAATCACGAACAAAAAAGTATTATGTTTCATGAGCCCTCTTTTCGAGGTTTTTGCGAGATTGTTGATCCCCAAAAGGTACCAAGAAGAAGCAGATTCGGAACCGCTGAGGGGCGTGCAATACTTCTGCATGCCATAGCGCATATTGAGTATAGTGCCATTGATCTTGCATTGGATGCAGCCTATAGATTTAAAAATTTGCCAAAGCAGTTTTATAAAGACTGGTTGCAGGTAGCAGATGATGAATGTAGACACTTTTTAATGATAGATTCGCTTTTAAAAGAGCTTGGATACAGGTATGGTGATTTTCCTGTACATCAAGGCTTGTTTGATGCGGGCAAGGCGAGTCAAACCTTAATTGATCGGATGGCTGTTGTCCCAAGATATTTGGAAGCAAATGGACTTGATGCCAATCCCAGAATCATTCAAAAATTAAAAAAATTTCATGACCCTTTTGCTATAAAAATGACACAAGCACTCGATATTATACTTACTGAAGAGATAGCCCATGTGAAAAAGGGAGATTTTTGGTTTCGTTGGGCTTGTGAACAAGCGGGATGTGAAGATATTGAAAAAGAGTATTTTCAAAGAATCGAGAAAATCTACCCCGGAACGCTTCATAGCAAAACGGAGGTGAATATCGAAGCAAGAAAAAAAGCGGGTTTTAGTTGCCGTGAGATAGAGCTATTATCAAAAGAGAGAATAGATTGTGGATAAAAATTATCATTTGTTAAAAATTATCAATATTAATCAAGAGCATTAAATATAAAAGAATAGATTAAGTAGTAATTTAGTATAATTTACTCAATATCCTTAAGGTAGGAGCAAGAAATGAAAAAAATTCCTCTTTTTTCACTGCAAATAGACAGCAAAGAGATAGAGTCGATCAAAGAAGCTCTTGAACAAAAAAATAAGCGAGACGAACTTGAAAAAAGTTTTGCGCAATATATAGGATGCCCACACTCTTTGGCTACATCCAATGAAACGGCCTCGTTGCATCTGGCAATGACGACGATAGATTTAAAACGGGGCGATAAGATTTTGTGTAGTGTCAATTCCTACCCAAATGTTCCCGAAGTAGTTCGCCATTTCGATGCAGAACCGATCTTTGTCGATATCTGTCCAGATGATTTCAATATCGATTTGGATGAGTTGGAAAAGATCCTTAGTAAGAACAAAAGCAAAAAGCTCAAAGGTGCTATCATTTCACATATTGCAGGCCAGCCTACAGATCTTGACAGACTGTATGAAATTGCACGTGAATATAATATCCTCATTATTGAAGATGCTTCCAATGCACTGGGTGCGACATACAACGGAAACAAAATAGGCTCTTTGGAAGCAGATATCACCACATTTAGTTTCAATCCACATAAACGTTTTACGACGAACAATGGCGGAATGATGTGTTTGAAAAATGAAGAGTTGGAAGAAAGAGCAAGACTCTTGCAAAGAAACGCAATGGTTCGCAGTGAATGGGATGAAGAGGGACATCTTGGATATATCTATGATGTCGTTGATATCGGTTTGGAATATGATATGAGTGATTTAGAAGCCGCGTTTAATCTTTCTCAACTGCAAAAAAACGATGCAGCGATAGAGCGAAGACGTCAAATTGCGGCAATCTACCATAAAGAGTTGGCAAATACACCGCATATTGAACTTCCAAAAGAGGTAAGAGACCATATCTATTCGCTTTTTATTATCAAGATAGATAAAAACAGAGACTCTTTTGCAAGAGAACTCTATAAAAGAGGAATAGAAGTAGGCCTTCACTATATTCCCCTTCATCTATTGAGTTACTATAAGCAAAAATATAGTTTGCGCATTAACGATTTTCCAAAAGCGTTGAGAAACTATCAACAAATTCTCTCAATTCCAATACATTCGGGAATGAGTGATGAAGATGTATATTATGTTATAGAACAGATCAAAGAGGTGGCTCAATCAAGGGTATAGTCCATTTTTTCGAGGAGGGATTTTATCGTCCCTCTGCTTGGCACAGAATTATCTCTTTCGCACTTTTTCCATTCAGTATACTCTATTGCAGCGTTGCGATTTTAAAAAAGATTCTTCCAAAAGAGCAAGATTTCGATATACCTATAATAAGTGTTGGAAATCTCACAGTTGGCGGAAGTGGGAAAACGCCAATCGTTGCCGCACTGGCAAGAAGATATGACAAATGCGCAATAGTGCTTCGAGGGTTTCATAGACACAGCAAGGGACTACGTCTTGTCAGTAATGGCAAAAGTTTGCTATGTAATGCAAAAGAGTGCGGGGATGAAGCGGTAATGCTTGCGCAAATGGTCCCGAATGCAGTTGTTATCGTCTGCGAAAGAAGAGAAGAGGGGATCGAAAAAGCAAAAGGATTAGGCTGTAACGTTCTATTTTTAGATGATGCATTTCATAAACCCTACAAAAAGTTTGATATCCTTATCGATATTAAGACACCCAATAGGCTCTGTCTTCCAAGTGGTCCTTATAGGCTTCCAAGAGCGTTTTTGAAAAAGGCCGATTTGGTCGTTCAAGAAGAAAGAGATTTTTTGCGAAACGTTTGGATCAGCAATCCAAAGAAAAAGATGGTTTTATTAACGGCCATTGCCTAT
This region of Nitratiruptor sp. YY08-10 genomic DNA includes:
- a CDS encoding DegT/DnrJ/EryC1/StrS aminotransferase family protein; its protein translation is MKKIPLFSLQIDSKEIESIKEALEQKNKRDELEKSFAQYIGCPHSLATSNETASLHLAMTTIDLKRGDKILCSVNSYPNVPEVVRHFDAEPIFVDICPDDFNIDLDELEKILSKNKSKKLKGAIISHIAGQPTDLDRLYEIAREYNILIIEDASNALGATYNGNKIGSLEADITTFSFNPHKRFTTNNGGMMCLKNEELEERARLLQRNAMVRSEWDEEGHLGYIYDVVDIGLEYDMSDLEAAFNLSQLQKNDAAIERRRQIAAIYHKELANTPHIELPKEVRDHIYSLFIIKIDKNRDSFARELYKRGIEVGLHYIPLHLLSYYKQKYSLRINDFPKALRNYQQILSIPIHSGMSDEDVYYVIEQIKEVAQSRV
- a CDS encoding MBL fold metallo-hydrolase, yielding MQIKYQPMGQYQTNCYIVTINDKDFIVDPGVGATPWVLENVTNPVAILNTHGHFDHIWSNAELKEKLNIPIIIHEKDAFFLQKDQFGMQMPKSEPDILVQGDQTVDIAGEKITFLHFPGHTPGCSVIDFGDFWCSGDFIFKGSIGRVDFPYSDPEAMKESLKKFKTLPYDKPVYPGHGDPTSVRSEQRFVDYWLRAI
- a CDS encoding TIGR01458 family HAD-type hydrolase, whose amino-acid sequence is MKKGILLDIGGVLYEGESPIKGAKEALCSLRKHYTIRFVSNTSRVSPKNLLKKLRNMGFEIYEEELFTALSAAKLFLKSQNAKAYVIATDEAKNYFDDLDGTMQYVLVCDAYKNFTYDALNEGFRYLESGAGFIATNMNRYFKDEDGLSLDAGGFVQCLEYASDKKAKILGKPNCEFFALALESMGLKKDEVIMVGDDIESDILGAKACWITTVMVQTGKYKEKDLLKGRPDFLIESIADLPKLMEEI
- a CDS encoding cation diffusion facilitator family transporter, producing the protein MTLQKKATVVASVVATILVCIKLIIGILSGSAAVLASAIDSILDIAVSMFNYFAISKAEKAPTEKFNYGLGKIEALAAVIEGTIITISGLFIFYKGVDNIWHRKQIAYLDDSIIVMVISIILTGGLVFFLNYVYKKTKNMVVKSDALHYKTDLFSNSAVLLSLAIIYFTGWHWIDGIFGIAIAVYIIKEAFELIKEGTLILLDVALDEKYVEKIKQIITEQPEVTDYHYLRTRRSGDTNFVDVHVVFTPDISLLDAHRVSDKIEEEIKKLDPDSEWNITIHLDPYDDSPHND
- a CDS encoding arsenate reductase family protein, which encodes MKVYGIKTCGSVKKALKFFNDNGIEYEFVDFKKSPVGCEKIDEWIKKVGINTLFNTRGTKYRQLKLKELNLDDAGKREWLCKENLLIKRPVIELNNGDVIVGFDEELYNKVFHGA
- a CDS encoding hotdog domain-containing protein yields the protein MELRTHKNIDPTLSGRVIELRPDYAKVALQTSQIMAADERGLVHGGFTFSAADFAAMAAVNEPYVVLSSAEVRFTAPVQVGDNVVFEAQVVQKEGKKAFIDVVGRVEDQKVFAGSFVTFIPQTHILDR
- a CDS encoding ferritin-like domain-containing protein — translated: MEFFQTLEAIIQISDPYEKMEQFKRFYTLFQNGSIPMNHEQKSIMFHEPSFRGFCEIVDPQKVPRRSRFGTAEGRAILLHAIAHIEYSAIDLALDAAYRFKNLPKQFYKDWLQVADDECRHFLMIDSLLKELGYRYGDFPVHQGLFDAGKASQTLIDRMAVVPRYLEANGLDANPRIIQKLKKFHDPFAIKMTQALDIILTEEIAHVKKGDFWFRWACEQAGCEDIEKEYFQRIEKIYPGTLHSKTEVNIEARKKAGFSCREIELLSKERIDCG
- the cmoB gene encoding tRNA 5-methoxyuridine(34)/uridine 5-oxyacetic acid(34) synthase CmoB gives rise to the protein MGIEEIKSERERWLQWKNIAPLREKLCQLPKVECDVELGDIIKITGDIPQSIQEQIFETAWAMRPWRKGPFEIFGTYIDSEWKSYIKYNLLEPHFDLEGKDVADIGCNNGYYMFRMLTHHPKSLTGFDPSPLFRTQFDFINHFVQSSIVYELLGVEHLPLYRKKFDVIFCLGVLYHRSDPIAMLKWLKQGLKECGEIFLDTFYIEGEDPVALCPAKTYSKIPNVHFVPTIKALQNWCEKAGFEYFEILATKPTTFEEQRKTDWILGESLEDFLDPADPQRTVEGYPAPKRVYIKLRRKR